Proteins co-encoded in one Aspergillus luchuensis IFO 4308 DNA, chromosome 6, nearly complete sequence genomic window:
- a CDS encoding putative amino acid transporter (Mtr) (COG:E;~EggNog:ENOG410PJ18;~InterPro:IPR013057;~PFAM:PF01490;~TransMembrane:11 (i12-35o41-62i90-113o119-138i150-171o202-220i232-254o274-293i314-335o347-367i387-411o)), with translation MGDNGPNYRNLGWIGTAVLMPKAQIGLGVLGIPSVLSSVGLIPGVMLLLVIGGIATWSDYIVGVFKMRHRHVYGIDDVGEMLFGPIGREIFAVALCLFLTFISGSAMLSISIAFNALSNNAICTAIFVVIAALVTFAFASIRTLSRISPLAWAGAASIIISAFIVTIAVGVQDRPAAAPKQGAWQSDYKLFNRPSFAEAQKAISTIIFAYAGTPAFFPIVSEMRDPRQYTKALVTCQTLISVTYITIGVVIYYYCGTYVTSPALGSAGPTIKKVSYGVALPGLFVTAILWTHLPAKYVFVRILRGSPHLTANTLIHWITWIGSTLTITIVAYIIASSVPVFDDLVSLVGALFGTFLTIQTMGMMWLFDNWSSSSRDHNRRWLIGSLWSVFTILAGTYLMIGGTYSCILAIVKSYRESGGTSAWSCADNSSS, from the exons ATGGGTGACAATGGGCCCAACTACCGTAAT TTAGGATGGATAGGGACTGCAGTGCTGATGCCCAAAGCCCAGATCGGCCTTGGCGTTCTGGGAATTCCATCGGTTTTGAGCTCGGTGGGATTGATCCCTGGCGTTATGCTGTTGCTTGTAATTGGCGGTATCGCTACTTGGTCCGACTACATTGTCGGCGTCTTCAAGATGCGTCACCGTCATGTCTACGGTATTGACGATGTTGGTGAAATGCTGTTTGGCCCCATTGGCCGTGAAATCTTTGCTGTAGCCCTTTGTCTTT TCCTCACCTTTATCTCGGGTTCTGCCATGCTTAGTATCTCCATTGCATTCAATGCACTATCGAATAATGCCATCTGCACTGCGATCTTTGTGGTTATCGCGGCTCTTGTGACCTTTGCCTTTGCGAGCATCCGGACCCTTAGCCGCATTAGTCCTCTTGCGTGGGCTGGTGCAGCAAGCATTATTATATCTG CTTTCATCGTCACGATTGCTGTCGGCGTACAGGACCGGCCCGCAGCAGCCCCCAAGCAAGGAGCGTGGCAGTCAGACTATAAGCTCTTCAATCGCCCATCTTTTGCCGAAGCGCAGAAGGCTATTTCAACTATCATATTTGCGTATGCAGGTACCccggccttcttccccattgtCTCCGAGATGCGTGACCCGCGCCAGTATACGAAGGCCCTCGTTACATGCCAGACCCTTATATCCGTGACATATATTACTATTGGTGTCGTAATCTACTATTACTGTGGCACCTATGTTACCTCGCCAGCATTGGGCTCAGCCGGGCCGACCATAAAGAAGGTTTCGTATGGTGTGGCTCTGCCTGGACTGTTTGTGACCGCCATATTGTGGACACAC CTCCCTGCCAAGTACGTCTTTGTCCGCATTCTGCGAGGGTCACCACATCTCACTGCCAACACTCTGATCCACTGGATCACATGGATTGGGTCAACCCTCACTATCACCATAGTGGCTTATATCATCGCCAGTAGTGTCCCGGTGTTTGATGATTTAGTGTCCCTTGTAGGTGCCCTATTCGGGACTTTTTTGACCATCCAGACCATGGGAATGATGTGGTTGTTTGACAACTGGTCTTCCAGTTCGAGAGACCACAATCGGCGCTGGTTGATCGGTTCGTTATGGAGTGTCTTTACCATACTCGCCGGCACGTACCTAATGATTGGTGGAACCTATAGCTGCATTCTCGCCATTGTCAAGTCTTACCGTGAATCTGGCGGCACGTCTGCGTGGAGCTGCGCGGACAACTCAAGTTCCTGA
- a CDS encoding proline--tRNA ligase (COG:J;~EggNog:ENOG410PGDA;~InterPro:IPR036621,IPR017449,IPR004154,IPR016061;~PFAM:PF03129,PF09180;~go_component: GO:0005737 - cytoplasm [Evidence IEA];~go_function: GO:0000166 - nucleotide binding [Evidence IEA];~go_function: GO:0004827 - proline-tRNA ligase activity [Evidence IEA];~go_function: GO:0005524 - ATP binding [Evidence IEA];~go_process: GO:0006433 - prolyl-tRNA aminoacylation [Evidence IEA]), with product MFDIAVEAPWQDGSEERTLKTFVWQNSWAYSTRVLGVMVMVHGDDKGLVIPPRVAPTQVILVPVGITAGTPEDVKQGVLQCIDDIQKALQNDGIRTETDVREEYSPGWKFNHWELKGVPLRLEIGPKELDTGLSSFARRDNGGKGSIPTPSVAAGVAELLKDIQSDMYARALAKFRDNLKIITKWADFAPAVNHKHLCLIPFCLQEDCEDNIKKLSEGTADSSTEYDARAPSMGAKSLCIPFKQPSELKNTNTPCLRDGCDRMAEKWCMFGRSY from the coding sequence ATGTTCGACATCGCGGTCGAGGCCCCTTGGCAAGATGGATCAGAAGAGCGGACACTCAAGACCTTCGTCTGGCAAAACTCCTGGGCGTATTCTACACGCGTACTTGGAGTCATGGTCATGGTTCATGGCGATGATAAGGGATTGGTCATACCCCCTCGCGTTGCTCCCACGCAAGTCATTTTGGTGCCGGTCGGCATCACTGCCGGTACACCCGAAGATGTTAAGCAAGGCGTGCTGCAGTGCATTGATGACATCCAGAAAGCCCTCCAGAATGATGGCATCCGTACGGAGACCGATGTGCGCGAAGAGTATTCGCCTGGGTGGAAGTTCAACCATTGGGAACTGAAGGGAGTTCCCCTTCGACTTGAGATTGGCCCCAAGGAGCTTGATACCGGTTTATCCTCATTTGCTCGACGTGATAACGGTGGTAAGGGATCCATTCCGACTCCCAGTGTCGCTGCTGGGGTTGCAGAGCTGCTCAAGGACATTCAATCTGACATGTACGCGCGGGCGCTGGCAAAATTCCGCGATAATCTCAAAATAATCACGAAGTGGGCAGATTTTGCACCGGCGGTTAACCACAAACACCTATGTCTTATCCCCTTCTGCCTGCAGGAAGATTGCGAGGATAATATCAAGAAGCTGAGTGAGGGAACCGCAGACTCCAGCACTGAATATGATGCAAGGGCTCCAAGTATGGGCGCAAAGAGCTTATGTATCCCATTCAAGCAACCCAGTGAATTGAAGAACACCAATACACCATGCCTTCGAGATGGATGCGACCGCATGGCTGAGAAATGGTGCATGTTTGGACGGTCATATTAG
- a CDS encoding uncharacterized protein (COG:J;~EggNog:ENOG410PGDA), which yields MEAPDDVICDASAPCHAFIPGMSSAVPPTTAKSGKKKKAAGATVSGIDVAKDVDFARWYQQVLLKGEMIDYYDVSGCYILRPGSWEIWEILQDWFNSRIKLMGVRNCSFPLFVTEDLLNKEQNHVEGFSAEVAWVTQS from the coding sequence ATGGAGGCCCCTGATGATGTCATCTGTGATGCTAGTGCCCCTTGTCACGCATTTATTCCGGGCATGTCTTCAGCTGTCCCACCAACAACGGCTAAGTCgggtaagaagaagaaagccgcAGGTGCCACTGTAAGTGGCATAGACGTCGCCAAAGATGTGGACTTTGCGCGCTGGTACCAGCAAGTCCTTCTGAAGGGCGAGATGATTGACTATTACGATGTCTCTGGGTGTTACATCTTAAGACCTGGCTCTTGGGAGATCTGGGAGATCCTGCAGGACTGGTTTAACAGCCGCATCAAACTGATGGGCGTTCGCAACTGCAGTTTCCCCCTATTCGTTACAGAGGATTTGTTGAACAAGGAACAGAATCATGTTGAGGGTTTCTCTGCTGAAGTGGCTTGGGTTACTCAATCGTAA